A genomic window from Betta splendens chromosome 17, fBetSpl5.4, whole genome shotgun sequence includes:
- the LOC114844473 gene encoding voltage-dependent R-type calcium channel subunit alpha-1E-like isoform X4 translates to MRMARFGDESAPATVDSGDGDVERAGDGQDAAAAGLTASMKQAKAQRARTMALYNPVPHQQNCLTVNRSLFIFAEDNIIRKYARRIIEWPPFEYMILATITANCVVLALEQHLPGEDKTPMAKRLEITEPYFIGIFCFEAGIKLVALGFVFHKGSYLRNGWNVMDFIVVLSGILATAGAHMNIPVDLRTLRAVRVLRPLKLVSGIPSLQIVLKSIMKAMIPLLQIGLLLFFAILMFAIIGLEFYSGKLHQTCLPSVDILDNETVDSSELAFACGVRRCPEKYDCNDTWIGPNDGITQFDNILFAVLTVFQCITMEGWTAVLYNTNDALGVTWNWMYFIPLIIIGSFFVLNLVLGVLSGEFAKERERVENRRAFMKLRRQQQVERELNGYRAWIDRAEEVMLAEENKNSGRSPLDVLKRASKKTGARRGAPGDDKYTDMSTASMSRSRMNFRSGRRGPAAYLRRKERMLRISIRRMVKTDTFYLMVLSLVALNTICVAIVHHNQPDWLTVFLYYAEFVFLGLFLAEMFLKMYGLGFRLYFHSSFNCFDCGVIVGSIFEVVWGFFRPGMSFGISVLRALRLLRIFKITKYWASLRNLVVSLMSSMKSIISLLFLLFLFTVVFALLGMQLFGGRFIFEDYTPTNFDTFPAAIMTVFQILTGEDWNEVMYNGIRSQGGVQYGMWSSIYFIVLTLFGNYTLLNVFLAIAVDNLANAQELTKDEEEEEEFFNQRYARGRDGLISDGRRRPYLYRKRAIHRGRPTFPDEPEGPAEAADEQPLGGSNAFANRRERRRKVNMSVWEQRANQLRKRRQMASREELFGSPTEDTAETPTIPHHAPALSPEVSPAHLPESPMSVGMPLPEPPMSASIPEPPAAEPLVNIGEEKVGGANHRAAGGGRHRMARKFRPGQGPDEGARHRRHRHREARSEAKSLDCVQAPHEVPQVRRSMSQERKVLDEREEKEEKEEGERADADGGSLQDDCGACIVNPYAEVGEECRRAAVSGADVPDPTPLLDRPWSEGDQDQEPLSRGVPVEPAPEATECAAEPESRRVSVKRVRSGAEGSVVIEMSAQPLLELTPMTVTSKELEVYQSEKDKEEETEEEEEEEPPLPPKPVAPDSMFIFKASNPIRRICHYVVTLRYFEMTILLVIVASSIALAAEDPVCTNSDRNKVLRYFDYVFTGVFTFEMIIKMIDQGLIMHDGSYFRDMWNILDFIVVVGALIAFALTNVMGNNKGRDIKTIKSLRVLRVLRPLKTIKRLPKLKAVFDCVVTSLKNVFNILIVYQLFMFIFAVIAVQLFKGKFFYCTDSSMNTEKECQGFYIDYSRDKKEVKRREWKRHEFHYDNVCWALLTLFTVSTGEGWPQVLQHSTDVTEENMGPSRGNRMEMSIFYVVYFVVFPFFFVNIFVALIIITFQEQGDKMIQECSLEKNERACIDFAISAKPMTRYMPQNRQTFQYRLWHFVASPSFEYTVLVMIALNTVVLMMKYHSAPTAYDTVLKHLNTAFTVLFSMECILKIMAFGFVNYFRDTWNIFDFITVLGSITEIIVDLQSVNTINMSFLKLFRTARLIKLLRQGYTIRILLWTFVQSFKALPYVCLLIAMLFFIYAIIGMQVFGNIKLNDESHINQHNNFKTFFSALMLLFRSATGESWQEIMLSCLSGQECEPDPSIAPLTMSPDHEGGCGTDFAYCYFVSFIFFSSFLMLNLFVAVIMDNFEYLTRDSSILGPHHLDEFVRIWGEYDRLACGRIHYTAMYEMLTHMSPPLGLGKKCPAKIAYKRLVLMNMPVDEDMSVHFTSTLMSLIRTALDIKIARGGEDRIALDTELQKEISIIWPYLPQKNLDLLVPINKDTDMTVGKIYASMMIMDYFKQNKAKKLRQQLEAQKSNLMFKRLDAAALPEDILSNTQPLPMMAHSAGSALTRGGFVALSPISPQELFLQPMSSENEAGQQQNVVGECSRGIEAPLELPLGRGLCVRASSVPRLAVELQQTEVASGSIKRSASTVGDQRVNGLWQEEKSPERVYRPRHKSYKAAVSRSEHWQQSNRERGRSKERCHLLSPDTSRCNSEERSRQPSRSSSVERAYPQDKQGNSSDSPVPSTSESSTPSGRRPLSQTPTRSRPHISYSPLVCHTQASIGEDEDERGSPETMRRRKPAWDVQEGGKGERRGEAGRHPSPPRRYPSEPFLASQDDDHSPDPTGPMETLTFEAAVACSLGRSNTISSAHPRLRTGWQVPNGHFRKRLAQTTSVAGCDPLSDTEEDDRC, encoded by the exons CCGTTTGAGTACATGATTCTCGCCACCATCACGGCCAACTGTGTGGTCCTGGCCCTGGAGCAGCACCTCCCAGGAGAGGACAAGACCCCCATGGCCAAGAGACTG GAGATAACGGAGCCGTACTTCATCGGGATCTTCTGCTTCGAGGCCGGGATCAAGCTGGTGGCCCTCGGCTTCGTGTTCCACAAGGGCTCCTACCTGAGGAACGGCTGGAACGTCATGGACTTCATCGTCGTCCTGAGCGG GATCCTGGCCACCGCCGGCGCCCACATGAACATCCCGGTCGACCTTCGCACCCTGAGGGCCGTGCGAGTGCTGAGGCCTCTGAAGCTGGTCTCTGGGATCCCCA GCCTGCAGATCGTGCTGAAGTCCATCATGAAGGCCATGATCCCGCTGCTCCAGAtcggcctcctgctgttcttcgcCATCCTCATGTTCGCCATCATCGGCCTGGAGTTCTACAGCGGGAAGCTCCACCAAACCTGCCTGCCGTCTGTCGACATCCTCG ACAACGAGACCGTGGACTCGTCGGAGCTGGCGTTCGCCTGTGGGGTGAGGAGGTGTCCGGAGAAGTACGACTGCAACGACACCTGGATCGGCCCCAACGACGGCATCACGCAGTTCGACAACATCCTGTTCGCCGTCCTCACCGTCTTCCAGTGCATCACCATGGAGGGATGGACGGCCGTGCTCTACAAC ACCAACGACGCCCTGGGCGTAACGTGGAACTGGATGTACTTCATTCCCCTCATCATCATCGGCTCCTTCTTCGTCCTCAACCTGGTGCTGGGTGTCCTGTCGGG AGAGTTCGCCAAGGAGAGGGAGCGGGTGGAGAACCGGCGGGCCTTCATGAAGCTGCggcgccagcagcaggtggagaggGAGCTCAACGGCTACCGGGCCTGGATAGACAGGGCAG AGGAGGTCATGCTGGCGGAGGAGAACAAGAACTCGGGCAGGTCGCCGCTGGACG TGCTGAAGAGGGCGAGTAAGAAGACGGGGGCGCGTCGAGGGGCCCCGGGGGACGACAAGTACACCGACATGTCCACAGCCA GCATGTCCCGGTCCAGGATGAACTTCCGCAGCGGGCGCCGCGGCCCCGCCGCCTACCTGCGGCGCAAGGAGCGCATGCTGCGCATCTCCATCCGCCGCATGGTGAAGACGGACACCTTCTACCTGATGGTGCTCAGCCTGGTGGCGCTCAACACCATCTGCGTGGCCATCGTCCACCACAACCAGCCCGACTGGCTCACCGTCTTCCTGT ACTATGCAGAGTTCGTTTTCCTGGGGCTGTTTCTGGCCGAGATGTTTCTGAAGATGTACGGCCTGGGCTTTCGACTCTACTTCCACTCGTCCTTCAACTGCTTCGACTGCGGG GTCATTGTCGGGAGCATCTTCGAGGTGGTCTGGGGCTTCTTCAGGCCCGGCATGTCCTTCGGGATCAGCGTGCTGAGGGCGCTGAGGCTCCTGAGGATCTTTAAGATCACCAA GTACTGGGCCTCCCTCAGGAACCTGGTGGTGTCGCTCATGAGCTCCATGAAGTCCATCATCAgcctgctgttcctcctcttcctcttcacggTGGTGTTCGCCCTGCTGGGGATGCAGCTGTTCGGAGGAAG GTTCATCTTTGAGGACTACACTCCCACCAACTTTGACACTTTTCCAGCCGCCATCATGACCGTGTTTCAG ATTCTGACGGGCGAGGACTGGAACGAGGTGATGTACAACGGCATCCGCTCGCAGGGCGGCGTGCAGTACGGCATGTGGTCGTCCATCTACTTCATCGTGCTCACGCTGTTCGGTAACT ACACCCTGCTGAACGTCTTCTTGGCCATCGCCGTGGACAACCTGGCCAACGCCCAGGAGCTCACCAAG gatgaagaggaggaagaggagttcTTCAACCAGCGCTATGCCAGAGGCAGAGACGGCTTGATATCTGA TGGGAGAAGGAGGCCCTACCTGTACAGGAAGCGGGCCATCCACCGCGGTCGTCCCACCTTCCCGGACGAGCCCGAAGGTCCGGCGGAGGCCGCGGACGAGCAGCCGCTCGGCGGCTCCAACGCCTTCGCCAACCGCCGCGAGAGGCGGCGGAAGGTGAACATGTCGGTGTGGGAGCAGCGGGCCAACCAGCTACGCAAGCGCCGCCAGATGGCCAGCAGGGAGGAGCTGTTCGGCAGCCCCACGGAGGACACGGCGGAGACCCCCACCATCCCCCACCACGCCCCCGCGCTCTCGCCGGAGGTCAGCCCGGCCCACCTGCCCGAGTCGCCCATGTCCGTGGGGATGCCCCTCCCCGAGCCCCCCATGTCCGCCTCCATCCCGGAGCCCCCGGCGGCCGAGCCGCTCGTCAACATTGGCGAGgagaaagtgggcggggccaacCACCGGGCGGCGGGCGGAGGCCGGCACCGCATGGCCCGCAAGTTCCGGCCGGGTCAGGGCCCCGACGAGGGCGCGCGGCACCGGCGCCACCGCCACCGCGAGGCCCGCTCCGAGGCCAAGAGCCTGGACTGCGTGCAGGCGCCGCACGAGGTGCCGCAGGTGCGGAGGTCCATGAGTCAGGAGAGGAAGGTGCTGGACgagcgggaggagaaggaggagaaggaggagggagagagagcggacGCGGACGGAGGGTCGCTGCAGGACGACTGTGGAGCGTGCATCGTCAACCCGTATGCAGAGGTCGGGGAGGAGTGTAGAAG AGCCGCTGTGTCTGGCGCCGACGTCCCCGACCCGACTCCGCTGCTGGACCGCCCCTGGTCCGAGGGCGACCAGGACCAGGAGCCGCTGAGCCGGGGCGTCCCGGTGGAGCCGGCGCCGGAGGCCACGGAGTGCGCCGCGGAGCCCGAGAGCCGCCGGGTGTCCGTCAAACGGGTCAGGAGCGGCGCCGAGGGCAGCGTGGTCATCGAGATGTCGGCGCAGCCGCTGCTGGAGCTCACTCCCATGACAG TGACCAGTAAAGAGTTGGAGGTTTACCagtcagaaaaagacaaggaagaggaaacggaggaggaggaggaggaggagcctccGCTTCCACCCAAACCCGTGGCTCCAGACAGCATGTTCATCTTCAAGGCCTCCAACCC CATCAGGAGGATCTGCCACTATGTGGTCACGCTGCGTTACTTCGAGATGACCATCCTCCTGGTGATCGTGGCCAGCAGCATCGCTCTGGCCGCCGAGGACCCAGTGTGCACGAACTCAGACCGAAACAAG GTCCTCCGGTACTTCGATTACGTCTTCACCGGAGTGTTCACCTTTGAAATGATCATTAAG ATGATAGACCAGGGGCTCATCATGCACGACGGCTCCTATTTCCGAGACATGTGGAACATCCTGGACTTCATCGTGGTGGTGGGAGCTCTGATTGCCTTCGCCTTAAC GAATGTTATGGG GAACAACAAAGGCCGCGACATCAAGACGATCAAGTCTCTGCGGGTGCTCCGGGTGCTGCGGCCTCTCAAGACCATCAAGCGACTCCCCAAACTCAAG GCTGTGTTCGACTGCGTGGTCACGTCGCTGAAGAACGTCTTCAACATCCTCATCGTGTACCAGCTCTTCATGTTCATCTTCGCTGTCATCGCCGTGCAGCTCTTTAAGGGGAAGTTCTTCTACTGCACTGACAGCTCCATGAATACTGAGAAAGAGTGTCA AGGCTTCTACATCGACTACAGCAGGGACAAAAaggaggtgaagaggagagagTGGAAGAGACACGAGTTTCACTACGACAACGTCTGCTGGGCTCTGCTCACGCTCTTCACTGTGTCGACCGGAGAAGGATGGCCTCA GGTCCTGCAGCACTCCACGGACGTCACCGAGGAGAACATGGGGCCAAGTCGGGGCAACCGCATGGAGATGTCCATTTTCTATGTGGTCTACTTCGTCGTCTTCCCGTTCTTCTTCGTCAACATCTTCGTGGCTTTGATCATCATCACCTTCCAGGAGCAGGGCGACAAGATGATCCAGGAGTGCAGCCTGGAGAAAAACGAG AGGGCCTGCATCGACTTCGCCATCAGCGCCAAGCCGATGACGCGCTACATGCCCCAGAACCGGCAGACGTTTCAGTACCGCCTGTGGCACTTTGTGGCGTCGCCCTCCTTTGAGTACACGGTGCTGGTCATGATCGCCCTGAACACTGTCGTCCTCATGATGAAG TACCACTCGGCCCCGACAGCGTACGACACCGTCCTCAAACACCTGAACACGGCCTTCACCGTCCTCTTCTCCATGGAGTGTATACTCAAGATCATGGCCTTTGGCTTTGTG AATTACTTTCGGGACACTTGGAACATCTTCGATTTCATCACCGTTCTTGGCAGCATCACGGAGATAATTGTGGATTTACAG TCGGTGAACACCATCAACATGAGCTTCCTGAAGCTCTTCCGGACGGCCCGGCTGATCAAGCTGCTGAGGCAGGGCTACACCATCCGCATTCTGCTGTGGACCTTTGTCCAGTCGTTCAAG GCGCTTCCTTACGTCTGCCTGCTCATCGCTATGCTTTTCTTCATATATGCTATAATTGGAATGCAG GTGTTTGGAAACATCAAGCTGAACGACGAGAGTCACATTAATCAGCACAACAACTTCAAGACGTTCTTCAGCGCGCTGATGCTTCTGTTCAG GAGCGCGACGGGGGAGTCCTGGCAGGAGATCATGCTGTCCTGTCTGTCGGGGCAGGAGTGCGAACCCGACCCCTCCATCGCTCCCCTCACCATGTCGCCGGACCACGAGGGAGGCTGTGGCACCGACTTCGCCTACTGCTACTTTGTGTCgttcatcttcttcagctcGTTCCTG atgCTAAATCTTTTCGTGGCTGTGATCATGGATAACTTTGAGTACCTGACCCGAGACTCCTCTATCCTGGGTCCCCATCATTTGGACGAGTTTGTGCGCATCTGGGGCGAGTACGACCGCCTGGCGTG TGGTCGCATCCACTACACAGCTATGTATGAGATGTTAACGCACATGTCTCCACCCCTGGGTCTGGGCAAAAAGTGTCCTGCTAAGATCGCATATAAg AGGCTGGTGTTGATGAACATGCCGGTGGATGAAGACATGAGCGTCCACTTCACGTCCACGTTGATGTCCCTCATCCGCACGGCGCTGGACATCAAAATCGCTCGAG GGGGCGAGGACCGCATCGCTCTGGATactgagctgcagaaggagatcaGCATCATTTGGCCGTATCTGCCCCAGAagaacctggacctgctggtgcCCATCAACAAAG ATACGGACATGACGGTGGGGAAGATCTACGCCTCCATGATGATAATGGACTACTTCAAGCAGAACAAGGCCAAGAAGctccggcagcagctggaggctcag AAGAGCAACTTGATGTTCAAGCGTCTGGACGCGGCGGCGCTCCCAGAGGACATCCTGTCCAACACCCAGCCGCTGCCCATGATGGCGCACAGCGCCGGCTCGGCCCT GACCCGGGGCGGCTTCGTGGCCCTGAGCCCCATCTCGCCTCAGGAGCTGTTTTTGCAGCCCATGAGCTCCGAAAACGAGGCCGGTCAACAGCAGAATGTG GTGGGCGAGTGCAGTAGGGGGATTGAAGCCCCACTGGAGCTCCCACTAGGGAGGGGCCTATGTGTGCGGGCCTCTTCCGTGCCCCGTCTGGCTGTAGAGTTGCAG CAGACGGAGGTGGCCAGCGGCTCCATTAAGCGCTCGGCATCCACGGTTGGGGATCAGCGGGTGAACGGCCTTtggcaggaggagaagagtCCCGAGCGGGTGTATCGACCTCGTCACAAGAGCTACAAGGCTGCAG tctCCCGATCTGAACACTGGCAGCAGAGCAACAGGGAGCGCGGCCGGTCCAAGGAGCGCTgccacctcctctcccccgACACGTCTCGCTGCAACTCGGAGGAGCGAAGTCGGCAGCCGTCGCGGTCCTCCAGCGTGGAGAGAGCGTATCCCCAAGACAAGCAG GGAAACAGCTCGGACAGTCCGGTGCCGTCCACTTCAGAGTCCAGCACCCCCAGCGGCCGACGACCACTGTCTCAAACCCCCACCCGCTCCCGACCTCACATCTCCTACTCGCCCCTCGTGTGTCACACGCAAGCCTCCATCGGCGAAGACGAGGACGAGCGGGGCAGCCCGGAGACCATGAGGAGGCGCAAGCCCGCCTGGGACGTCCAGGAGGGCggcaaaggagagaggaggggcgAGGCCGGGCGCCACCCGTCCCCGCCGCGCCGCTACCCATCCGAGCCCTTCCTGGCCTCGCAGGACGACGACCACAGCCCAGACCCCACCGGTCCGATGGAGACGTTGACCTTCGAGGCGGCCGTGGCCTGCAGCCTCGGGCGCTCCAACACCATCAGCTCGGCGCACCCCCGCTTGCGAACTGGCTGGCAGGTCCCCAACGGACACTTCCGCAAGCGCCTGGCACAGACGACCTCGGTGGCGGGCTGCGATCCTCTCAGcgacacagaggaggacgacCGGTGCTAG